The proteins below come from a single Campylobacter concisus genomic window:
- a CDS encoding DUF4139 domain-containing protein codes for MKKTLFLMASVLAFANENLIEIYTDQTIITQKFSDANSSFSAFVPEGVQSENITINGDCDANAYLKKISEENSPNYIKWKQEVANLNNKLEALNARGRFIEQALVEENKSNDVTKRADEFYKFSLENIEKISAAKSELEALKENEPKSEMAGFLQLDMKFACDPKEATLSYMDDEAPKTLNEIYADTKNKNILIKQEILLTNPFASDVKNLKLAIYPTRYQKALAPSKFYPWYEESEAEADGYGASKNMLRAAKVTAEVADMRVQRDENEFAKIWKIDGLNLAKGESKYITYDTQKMDANFSVFADFYGSLKAYNVASFKLNDDLTPAKTQFYVNGVSVGSPSEFEIKAKDEASQLFLGQNELIELKKERLNKFKKSSLLGKERISEEGYEISVKNNSSKSVDVTLVERVPVSADEAVKVEIKGFDKKDISKDGKVELKFSLAPKEEFKKEYSYKITKPKI; via the coding sequence ATGAAAAAGACGCTCTTTTTAATGGCTTCAGTGCTAGCCTTTGCAAATGAAAATCTAATAGAGATCTACACAGATCAAACCATCATCACTCAAAAATTTAGTGACGCAAATAGCTCTTTTAGCGCCTTTGTGCCAGAGGGTGTGCAGAGTGAGAACATCACTATAAATGGGGATTGTGACGCGAATGCTTATCTAAAAAAGATCAGCGAAGAAAATAGCCCAAATTACATAAAATGGAAGCAAGAAGTCGCAAATTTAAACAATAAGCTTGAGGCGCTAAATGCAAGAGGTAGGTTTATAGAGCAAGCTTTGGTAGAAGAAAATAAAAGTAACGATGTGACAAAAAGGGCTGATGAGTTTTATAAATTTAGCCTAGAAAATATCGAGAAAATTTCAGCTGCTAAAAGTGAGCTTGAAGCGCTTAAAGAAAATGAGCCAAAAAGCGAGATGGCTGGATTTTTGCAGCTTGATATGAAATTTGCTTGTGATCCAAAAGAGGCGACGCTTTCATATATGGATGATGAGGCCCCAAAGACGCTAAATGAAATTTATGCAGACACAAAAAACAAAAATATCTTGATAAAACAAGAAATTTTGCTCACCAACCCATTTGCCAGCGATGTTAAAAATTTAAAGCTTGCTATCTATCCGACCAGATATCAAAAAGCGCTTGCTCCAAGCAAGTTTTACCCTTGGTACGAGGAGAGCGAGGCGGAGGCTGATGGATATGGTGCTTCAAAAAATATGCTAAGGGCTGCAAAAGTCACCGCTGAGGTCGCTGATATGCGTGTGCAAAGAGATGAGAATGAATTTGCCAAAATTTGGAAGATAGATGGGCTAAATTTAGCAAAAGGTGAGAGCAAATATATAACTTATGACACACAAAAAATGGATGCAAATTTTAGTGTTTTTGCTGATTTTTACGGCTCGCTAAAGGCATATAATGTGGCTAGTTTTAAGCTAAATGACGATCTAACTCCAGCTAAAACGCAGTTTTATGTTAATGGTGTGAGTGTTGGTAGTCCTAGCGAGTTTGAGATAAAAGCTAAAGATGAGGCCTCTCAGCTCTTTTTAGGACAAAACGAGCTAATCGAGCTTAAAAAAGAGCGCTTAAATAAATTTAAAAAGAGCTCGCTTCTTGGCAAAGAGCGCATAAGCGAAGAGGGCTATGAGATAAGTGTCAAAAATAACTCAAGTAAGAGTGTTGATGTCACTTTGGTGGAGCGCGTGCCAGTATCTGCTGATGAGGCGGTAAAGGTCGAGATAAAGGGCTTTGATAAAAAAGATATCAGCAAAGATGGCAAGGTGGAGCTTAAATTTAGCCTTGCACCAAAAGAGGAATTTAAAAAAGAGTACTCTTACAAGATCACAAAGCCAAAAATTTAG
- a CDS encoding DedA family protein, giving the protein MEEFFIELLKEYGYIILFVWCIMEGEMALIMAGILAHTTHMHIALAIFVAGLGGFVGDQIYFYLGRYNKKYIAKRLHTQRRKFAVAHIMLKKYGWPIIFLQRYMYGFRVIIPLCIGLTGYDAKKYAFINLISAWCWAAITTIPAWILGEHILVLLQKAKEHWYVAIPVVAIFMGLLIYTFKRIENKILNERRDRRHAVSNS; this is encoded by the coding sequence ATGGAAGAATTTTTCATAGAACTACTTAAAGAGTACGGTTACATCATACTTTTTGTCTGGTGTATCATGGAAGGCGAGATGGCCTTAATAATGGCTGGAATTCTCGCTCACACCACGCATATGCACATCGCACTTGCTATCTTTGTGGCTGGACTTGGAGGCTTTGTGGGAGATCAAATTTACTTCTACCTTGGCCGTTACAATAAAAAATACATCGCAAAAAGGCTTCACACGCAGCGGAGAAAATTTGCAGTGGCGCACATAATGCTGAAAAAATACGGCTGGCCGATCATCTTTTTGCAACGCTATATGTATGGCTTTCGTGTCATCATACCGCTTTGCATAGGACTTACCGGCTATGACGCTAAAAAATATGCCTTTATAAATTTAATCAGCGCTTGGTGCTGGGCGGCGATCACCACCATACCTGCTTGGATACTTGGCGAGCATATATTAGTGCTGCTTCAAAAAGCAAAAGAGCACTGGTATGTCGCTATCCCAGTGGTTGCTATATTTATGGGGCTTTTGATATATACATTTAAGCGCATCGAAAATAAAATTTTAAACGAAAGGAGAGATAGAAGACATGCAGTTTCAAATAGTTGA
- the apt gene encoding adenine phosphoribosyltransferase, with protein sequence MKILDQKGKEFLLNSIRCINDFPKPGIVFRDITTLLNNKEAFNFLIDHLVARYEGANIDYIAGIESRGFIFGAALAARLRLPFVPIRKPKKLPFITLSQKYSLEYGVDEVQIHIDAFGEKAGARVLLIDDLIATGGTAKASIELINQTNATCVEACFIVDLVDLKGSEKLKSLTKIYSVLEV encoded by the coding sequence ATGAAAATTTTAGATCAAAAAGGCAAAGAATTTTTACTAAACTCTATTCGCTGCATAAACGACTTTCCAAAGCCTGGCATAGTCTTTCGCGACATCACGACACTACTAAACAACAAAGAAGCATTTAACTTTTTGATAGATCATTTAGTGGCGAGATACGAGGGTGCAAATATCGACTACATCGCTGGCATCGAGTCTCGTGGCTTTATCTTTGGCGCAGCGCTTGCAGCAAGGCTGAGGCTGCCTTTTGTGCCTATTCGCAAGCCAAAAAAACTGCCTTTTATCACGCTTTCTCAAAAATATAGCCTAGAGTATGGCGTCGATGAAGTACAAATTCACATCGATGCTTTTGGTGAAAAAGCGGGCGCAAGAGTGCTTTTAATAGATGATCTCATAGCCACTGGAGGCACTGCAAAGGCTTCAATCGAGCTTATCAATCAAACTAACGCAACCTGCGTAGAAGCGTGCTTTATCGTAGATCTAGTTGATCTAAAAGGTAGTGAAAAGCTAAAGTCGCTTACTAAAATTTACAGCGTTTTAGAGGTTTAG
- a CDS encoding site-2 protease family protein has translation MDFTNIDPVRIASIVIALVIAIVGHEIAHGYVAYKFGDNTAKNLGRLSINPIKHIDPVGTIIVPLVLYLSTGMMFGWAKPVPVNTYTVVRNGGYKAAIYVSLAGICYNVILGILSLFVLKALLNIETFEILLQFLFTLALLNLMLAIFNLYPIPPLDGFHALEYALRNFGFHALAEKLEGISRYGFVILIIILISPLKDTIFYPTRYVLDIASAFING, from the coding sequence ATGGACTTCACTAATATAGATCCGGTTAGAATAGCTAGCATTGTAATAGCACTTGTCATCGCCATTGTAGGCCACGAAATAGCTCACGGCTATGTTGCATATAAATTTGGCGATAACACTGCAAAAAATCTTGGTAGGCTTAGCATAAATCCTATAAAACATATCGACCCAGTGGGCACCATAATAGTTCCTTTGGTGCTTTATCTAAGCACTGGTATGATGTTTGGCTGGGCAAAACCAGTGCCTGTAAATACCTACACAGTAGTGCGAAATGGCGGCTACAAGGCAGCTATCTACGTAAGTCTAGCTGGCATCTGCTACAACGTCATCTTAGGCATCTTGTCGCTATTTGTGCTAAAGGCTTTATTAAATATAGAAACCTTTGAAATTTTACTTCAGTTTTTATTTACGCTTGCGCTTTTAAATTTGATGTTAGCCATCTTTAATCTCTATCCGATCCCGCCACTTGATGGCTTTCACGCGCTCGAGTATGCGCTTAGAAATTTTGGCTTTCACGCACTGGCTGAAAAGCTAGAGGGCATCTCGCGATATGGCTTTGTCATCCTTATCATCATCCTCATCTCGCCTTTAAAAGATACTATCTTTTATCCAACAAGATACGTTTTAGATATCGCAAGCGCCTTTATAAATGGCTAA
- the rpiB gene encoding ribose 5-phosphate isomerase B: protein MKIDKIFIACDHAGVELKAELKEVIKKLGHEVIDLGTNDKNSVDYPDYAHLLASKLEPDCYGVLICGTGIGISIAANRHENVRCALCHDEFTARLAREHNDANVIAFGARVIGAGVATAALETFLKTEFAGGRHERRVKKIEIEADK, encoded by the coding sequence ATGAAAATAGATAAAATTTTTATCGCTTGCGATCACGCTGGAGTAGAGCTAAAGGCAGAGCTAAAAGAAGTCATAAAAAAGCTTGGACATGAAGTCATTGACCTTGGCACGAATGACAAAAATAGCGTTGATTACCCTGATTATGCGCATTTGCTAGCGAGCAAGCTTGAGCCTGACTGCTACGGCGTGCTCATTTGTGGCACAGGTATCGGCATCTCAATCGCTGCAAACAGGCATGAAAACGTAAGGTGTGCCCTTTGTCACGACGAATTTACCGCTAGACTTGCGAGAGAACATAACGATGCAAATGTTATCGCTTTTGGCGCAAGAGTGATCGGTGCTGGCGTTGCCACAGCAGCACTTGAAACATTTTTAAAGACAGAGTTTGCAGGCGGTAGACACGAAAGAAGAGTCAAAAAAATAGAGATTGAGGCAGACAAATGA